CCACCGATGGAGAGTCCGATGAAGTAGGTCGCAAAGCCGATCATGACGAGCCAGAAGTGCAGACTGATCAGTCGATGCGACGGCCATTCCCAGTCGAGCACCCGCGGCAGCATGAAGTAGATCGAGCCGAACATGACCATGCTGAAGAAGCCGTAGAGACCGAGATGCGCGTGCGCGACGGTGTAGTGCGTGAAATGCGTGACCGTATTCACCACGCGCAACGATTCGATCGACCCCTGCACCGATGCCAGTGTGTACATCATGCCGCCCAGCACGATGAAGCGGAGCGTGGGCGAGTCACGAAGCGCGCCGAGGTGTCCCCACGAGGTGCGATGCTGGTTGATCGCGACGGCGGTGACCGGCACGATCATCATGACGCTCTGCACGATCGACAGCGAAATGATCCAGCCAGGCACGGGACCACCGATCAGATGATGTCCGCCCACCTGACTGTAGAAGAACGCGAGCGTCCAGAAGCCGACGAGCGACAGGTTGTACGAATGGATCGGCTTACCGAGTACTTTCGGAATGAAGTAGTAGATCGCCGCCAAGCCGATGGGCGTGAACCACAGACCGAGCACGTTGTGGCCGTACCACCAGTTCATGGCCGCCTGGCTGACGCCGCGGTGCACGCCCGGCCAGTTCGCGACGGTAATGAGAATGGGGAGCCAAATCAGGCCGGCGGCGATGTACCACACCGAGACGTACAAATGCTCGACCGCGCGGTTACGCAACGTGCGCAGCAACGCGACCCCCATCATGGTTCCGCCAATCACCATGGGCACGTCGCACTGCCACGGAAACTCCAGCCACTCGAGACCGGTACTCTGGCCGGCCAGCACGGCGATGATGCCGGAGCTGACGCCAAGGCCCCACAACACGGCGCCGGCCGCGGCGGTCTTCGCGCCGACCAGCGGCGTACGGAGCAACCGTGGCATGAGCCAGAGCGCGACCCCGAACGCCGCCAAACTGCACCAGCCGTAGGCCACGCTGTTGAGGTGTGCCGGACGAATGCGACCGAACGAGAGCCACGCCTGCCCGGTCAGCCAGTCAGGAACGTGCAACTTGATCGAGGCGACTAGTCCGAACACGGACGCCATGACCAGCCATGCGACCGCGAATCCGATGCACAACAGCACCGGCCACTTGCCCGACGCGTCCTGGATGAGACGCTCGTTGGCCTCTTCCGCGGTGAGGACCGAGAACTCGCCGGTGTGTCCCGTGCGATTCATGGTTTCCTGCAGCGCGTTCTGGCCGGCCACACTCGCGGCCGCGGGCTCCTCGGCCAACCCGATTTCCTTCGCGCCAAAGATCACCCGACTCGCTGCCGATTCCGGACCGAAGAGTCCGTTTGACATCGACCAGATAAACAGCCCGAGTCCGCCGAGTGACGCAAAGAATGTCACGACGAGCAAGCCGATCGTAAACGACATGAATCCGGGAATCAGGAAGTGGCCAGTGCGGGTGCGCGCGTCAGGCGCGCACGCCGCATACCAATACCAAGGCCTGAAAGGCAGAGGGGTTCCCGAACGTCAACGCCGTGCTTCAAGTATGAGATTGAACGGCGTTTCCGCCGCACGACGGAAGTGCGTGAAGCCCGCTTTCTGGAACACCTCGCGAAGGCGCGCCTCACCAGCCTGCGCGCCCAGCACCATCGTGCCACCCTCGGAGATGGCGTGTGCGCAGCAGATGGTCGTCGAACCGGCGTAGTACAGACGGCCAACCGTGGACAGGTTCTGCTCCACTCGGTCGTGCGCAAACGGCTCGACGAGCAGCACGGAACCCCCGGGCGCCAGCATCTCGGCGGCGTATGTGGCGGCGGCCAACGGATCACCAAGATCGTGCAGCGTGTCGAAGTAGCAGATGAGCCCATACTTGCGGCCGGTGTAACCAACGGCCGAGTTCACTTCGAACGACAGGCGTGACGAAACGCCGGCGTGGTCGGCATTCTCGCGTGCCGCGGCGATCGACGGAGCGTGGGAGTCCACCCCGTGGAAGCGTGAATTGGGAAAGGCCTGCGCCATCAGCACACTGGAATGACCGTGGCCACAGCCAATGTCGGCCACGTCGATACCCGATTCGAGCTGCGCCACCACACCGTCCAGCGCCGGCAGCCAGCTCGGCACCAGGTTGGCGCGATAGCCGTTGCGGTAGAACGCCGCCACGCCGCAGCTCAGGCGGGCCTCGTGCTCGCCCCACGCCACACCACCACCGGTACGAAACGCGTTGAGCGTCTTCTCCTCGTCGAACCACATCGACGCCGGCGCGTTCCACGCGGGTGGAACGAAAACCGGGCTCTCCTCATCGGCTAACACCATGGCCTGCTCGGGCGACAACTCGTAGCTGTCGCTGACCGCATGATAGTCGACGTAGCCGCCGGCGGCCTGAGCATTCAACCACTCACGCACGTACCGCTCGGCGCAGCCCGCGCGGGCCGCCAGCTCTGTAGCGCTGATGGGCCCGGCGCCCCACATTGCCTTGTAGAGCCCTAGTTTCGAGCCGAGGCTGACCATCACGCCGCCGTATGCCGACGCGAGATCGCCGACAGCGCGCATGACAAATGCCTCGAGCCTGGCCTGATCTATGACGGGTGCGGTCATCGTTGCGGACATCGTATTGAACTCCTTTCGTGAGATGTTGGCATGCAAAGCGCAGCGAGATGTGCGTGCTGCACTCGATCATGATCACCACCGCGCGATGCCGACTACAGCGTTGAATTCACCCTCGATCGGTTCATTTCTGCCACGACCCCGCGACGCCGCTGTGTCGAGTTCAGTCGCGTGGCTCGGCCAATGACCGCATCCCTCCACGCTGGCGCCACGTCCCGGCATGTAAGCCTGGTCGCCATTCCCGACGCTGTCGTCTCGACGCTGGCCGGCATCTATGACGTGATGAACGGCGGCGCGATGCTTACGCTCTCGGCCGCCGGTGCGCCCTCACCGTTCCATGCCGACATCGTTGGTGAGCAAACCGGGCCACTGCAGCTGGCCAGCGGACTCCCCATGCAGGTGCAGCGCGCCATCGACACCATTGAGACGACGGACATCGTGATTGTCCCGTCGGTGTTGCTGCAGCCCGGCGGATGGGAGACGGGACGCTATCCAGCGTTGGTGCAGTGGCTGCGCACGATGCACGAGCGCGGTGCCATACTATGTTCGGCCTGCTCCGGCATCTTTCTGCTCGCGGAGACCGGCTTGTTCGACGATCGTGACGCGACGATGCATTTCGCCTATGCGCGATCGTTCTCGCAAACGTTTCCCCGCGTGGCGATTCACGCCGAGCGGGTGTTGGTGATCTCCGGACCGCGCGAGGATCTGGTCAGCTCCGGTGCATCGACCACGTGGCATGACATGGTGCTGTATCTGATCGCGCGATACGCCGGTGCCACCACCGCGCAGGAAGTGGCGCGCTTGTTTGCCTTGCAGTGGCATCAGGACGGCCTGACGCCGTACATCATCTTCGAAGGGCGCACCGACCACGGCGACGCCGAGATCGCGGGCGCGCAGGAATGGCTGCGCGATCACTTCTCAGTGGCGAATCCTGTGCATGAAATGATTAACCGGTCTGCGTTAGCCGAGCGCACCTTCAAGCGGAGATTTGCGGCAGCAACTGGCATCACGCCGATCGCCTATGTGCAGCGGCTACGGATGGAAGATGCGAAGCGGCGGCTGGAACGGACCGACGCCAGCATCGAGGACGTCTGCTGGCGCGTGGGTTACGAGGACGCGGCGTTCTTCCGGCGCCTGTTTCAGCGTACCACGGGGATGGCGCCTGGCGCGTACCGCAAGCGTTTTCGGATTCCGGAGTTCGCGCGACCGTAGGGATGACCCAACCGGCGCCGATTGTCTCAGACATGTTCTGCGCCAACGACGTGGTTTCGCGCCCCAACCGTGAGCGCGACAACGATCACCAGCGCGGCGACGGCGTAGGTGCCCTGCATGCCGGCGCGAACGGCGGCCGCGTGGGCCCGCGTGAGGTCGTCACTTCGCGAGGCGAGTGCGAACACCGCACCCATGACGGCGGCGCCCGTGATGAGGCCGAGATTGCGTGAGAGGTTGAGCAGTCCTGATGTCACGCC
This region of Gemmatimonas groenlandica genomic DNA includes:
- a CDS encoding GlxA family transcriptional regulator, which codes for MTASLHAGATSRHVSLVAIPDAVVSTLAGIYDVMNGGAMLTLSAAGAPSPFHADIVGEQTGPLQLASGLPMQVQRAIDTIETTDIVIVPSVLLQPGGWETGRYPALVQWLRTMHERGAILCSACSGIFLLAETGLFDDRDATMHFAYARSFSQTFPRVAIHAERVLVISGPREDLVSSGASTTWHDMVLYLIARYAGATTAQEVARLFALQWHQDGLTPYIIFEGRTDHGDAEIAGAQEWLRDHFSVANPVHEMINRSALAERTFKRRFAAATGITPIAYVQRLRMEDAKRRLERTDASIEDVCWRVGYEDAAFFRRLFQRTTGMAPGAYRKRFRIPEFARP
- a CDS encoding class I SAM-dependent methyltransferase, which produces MSATMTAPVIDQARLEAFVMRAVGDLASAYGGVMVSLGSKLGLYKAMWGAGPISATELAARAGCAERYVREWLNAQAAGGYVDYHAVSDSYELSPEQAMVLADEESPVFVPPAWNAPASMWFDEEKTLNAFRTGGGVAWGEHEARLSCGVAAFYRNGYRANLVPSWLPALDGVVAQLESGIDVADIGCGHGHSSVLMAQAFPNSRFHGVDSHAPSIAAARENADHAGVSSRLSFEVNSAVGYTGRKYGLICYFDTLHDLGDPLAAATYAAEMLAPGGSVLLVEPFAHDRVEQNLSTVGRLYYAGSTTICCAHAISEGGTMVLGAQAGEARLREVFQKAGFTHFRRAAETPFNLILEARR
- a CDS encoding cbb3-type cytochrome c oxidase subunit I; its protein translation is MSFTIGLLVVTFFASLGGLGLFIWSMSNGLFGPESAASRVIFGAKEIGLAEEPAAASVAGQNALQETMNRTGHTGEFSVLTAEEANERLIQDASGKWPVLLCIGFAVAWLVMASVFGLVASIKLHVPDWLTGQAWLSFGRIRPAHLNSVAYGWCSLAAFGVALWLMPRLLRTPLVGAKTAAAGAVLWGLGVSSGIIAVLAGQSTGLEWLEFPWQCDVPMVIGGTMMGVALLRTLRNRAVEHLYVSVWYIAAGLIWLPILITVANWPGVHRGVSQAAMNWWYGHNVLGLWFTPIGLAAIYYFIPKVLGKPIHSYNLSLVGFWTLAFFYSQVGGHHLIGGPVPGWIISLSIVQSVMMIVPVTAVAINQHRTSWGHLGALRDSPTLRFIVLGGMMYTLASVQGSIESLRVVNTVTHFTHYTVAHAHLGLYGFFSMVMFGSIYFMLPRVLDWEWPSHRLISLHFWLVMIGFATYFIGLSIGGWLQGLAMLDASKPFIESVVITKPYLLVRTLGGSLMTLGHLVFALHVGLMLTRRGAVKRGPTLLRTRSYTPGSAGLALGGSGA